A single region of the Deltaproteobacteria bacterium genome encodes:
- the gap gene encoding type I glyceraldehyde-3-phosphate dehydrogenase: MPIRVAINGFGRIGRSVMRAALKAEEFSEIKIVAINDLTDNATLAHLLKYDSIMGRLNAEVKVKEKGLVVNGQEVVITAIKDPAQIPWRDLSVEYVVESTGLFTEANRARGHLDAGARKVIITAPAKNEDITVVMGVNEYDYNAYEHHIVSNASCTTNCLAPVAKVILEKFGIRRGLMTTVHSYTNDQRILDFPHSDLRRARAAALSMIPTKTGAASAVALVIPELKGKFDGLAVRVPTPNVSLVDLVMEIEQEANVQEVNRALQEASNRFLGYTDEPLVSVDFLGDPHSSVVDGLSTKAIGTMVKVLAWYDNEWGYSNRVLDLIRHMDSEKTV, encoded by the coding sequence ATGCCTATCAGGGTTGCCATCAATGGTTTTGGAAGGATCGGCCGGAGCGTGATGCGAGCTGCTTTGAAGGCCGAGGAATTCTCGGAAATTAAGATCGTGGCCATCAACGATCTGACCGACAATGCTACCTTGGCGCATCTGCTGAAATACGACTCTATTATGGGGCGGCTGAATGCGGAAGTAAAGGTCAAGGAGAAAGGGTTGGTGGTCAACGGCCAAGAAGTGGTCATTACCGCCATAAAAGACCCCGCCCAGATTCCCTGGAGGGATTTGTCCGTAGAGTATGTGGTGGAATCTACCGGTCTTTTCACGGAAGCCAATCGAGCCCGGGGTCATCTGGATGCCGGGGCCCGAAAAGTTATTATCACCGCCCCAGCCAAGAACGAAGACATTACTGTGGTGATGGGGGTGAATGAATATGACTACAACGCTTACGAGCACCATATCGTTTCCAACGCCTCCTGCACCACGAATTGCCTGGCCCCGGTCGCCAAAGTCATCCTGGAAAAGTTTGGCATTCGCCGGGGGCTTATGACCACGGTGCATTCCTACACCAATGACCAGCGCATCCTCGATTTTCCCCACAGCGACCTCAGAAGAGCGCGGGCAGCCGCCCTTTCCATGATCCCCACGAAGACCGGTGCGGCCTCCGCCGTGGCCCTGGTGATCCCTGAATTGAAGGGCAAGTTTGACGGGCTGGCCGTGCGCGTTCCCACTCCGAATGTTTCTTTGGTAGACCTGGTGATGGAGATCGAGCAAGAGGCTAATGTCCAGGAAGTGAACCGGGCCCTCCAGGAGGCGTCCAACCGTTTCCTGGGGTATACAGATGAACCGCTGGTCTCAGTAGATTTCCTGGGTGATCCCCACTCATCTGTTGTGGACGGCTTATCGACCAAGGCCATTGGAACCATGGTAAAAGTCCTGGCCTGGTACGATAATGAATGGGGCTACTCCAACCGTGTCCTGGACCTCATCCGGCATATGGATTCGGAAAAGACGGTGTAA
- a CDS encoding PEP/pyruvate-binding domain-containing protein, whose product MTIKSLPQEDERDRRTQEISQGGFESDALRINLEETAVKQVAVDPKYEVLQETVEGFRGIQKTIDALLFELNHPFKNWEIILREMRAFALKHFSAYARHPKGPWAIGVIIDVFFDAVMNSGRDALETKGVDYLLGYAEKIASELNGDNQEKLLTVLRACFQRLSSLPEKQFFFLASSHIPLKRIGQILLRKLPEEARFAEFNGLLIRSLQATYRYWLQEEDPCLWFSKEFDIAACPGGKEMDILEKIAHPRLKEFLAALDKFSTEDRLVSGDGSMGALRSLLNLPGYLEIVRAYKEIPHHCNGPAIDVKREVEDQLTRNRKMLILFKIMEIKGLQDIHEETLREINYTLVELIRKEPPERMAKFLLKTFSLLKSSVENYPQTALQCIQTIGAEVFNRGYSPLVEVFLEQVLHFGFQYPGVEGVNANWQLICNPCHLINVRVWLDLIARNPKWCSTLLSALIINLKLGSTCIRDTDLFQKEVTKLLNADIEPVYNLIKQLTKLLPVYFNEIGAEGRLRDVTTEIDEITHRRDTLIHFLRKQSHVESSNLIEGFIKEIFRFWRLKNKSGLRNFLPPEIFEKLEAAGPCVDEVHQILRKIFEEKGFTKEKDLLGLTDAEIEAFMAGMTSISATEKKRVALLIKIYRLVNQKYNLGFQEISYHLQEASRWGFEGLDSLQKTLDRNNTQECLEHLLTYLEGLKEIIISPQRFEAREDIYRKRHIAVDIPSMYGRYREKKFDALSLTFRLENLAYIYLERMIDSLDLSFITRATFFEIIQCIRYVFRAMQLDGISSHRVDTQLKLLEKSLEIKRFGFTQYLDIFRGFSEGVKDILSVYYVNAHKSNLTDLILQMGKKNILSKYLISSGGEVGPQEFVHQIGERFIRDLISSTFGLQVLDIFLARIQLILSEQKETLNETDLDLLMTYDPKKVSCPIYHPNRLTNDLIHLGSKGYNLAVLASEGIPVPPGFILTTEVFRCLRIIEQYKHAYDHFEREIRAGLQQIEHATGREYGNPARPLLLAVRSGSTISMPGMMATLLNVGINEEIVEALTRSTGEAWFAWDNYRRFIQSWGMSYGVEREIFNEIMRKFKSRYGVEKKRGFSGEAMKQLALAYRRAVEERHITLYEDPWAQLQVAIKQVLTSWDSLKAKQYREIMGIADSWGTAVIVQAMVFGNLSLSSGSGVVFTAHPYHKIRRVALWGDFTPGNQGEDIVGGLVSTYPISKEQQESEGTEGNLEEDFPEVYKRLFEIAKSLVYEKKWNPQEVEFTYENPKETGFYILQTRDMVSTKREKFEVFFPSAFLQENFIGKGIGVSGGALSGRVVFTLQDIQRLRQEEPGTPLILVRSDTVPEDIHEISLTDGLLTAKGGQTSHAAIVAFELDKTAVVGCRNLVVLENEGRFLIKGTEVKRGAYLSLDGRKGLVYLGQHEIKAEGDPYPILM is encoded by the coding sequence GTGACTATCAAAAGCTTGCCGCAAGAGGATGAGCGAGACCGGAGAACCCAAGAGATTTCTCAGGGTGGGTTCGAATCCGATGCCCTGCGCATTAACTTGGAGGAAACCGCCGTTAAGCAAGTGGCGGTAGACCCTAAATACGAAGTCCTCCAGGAAACGGTGGAAGGTTTCCGGGGCATTCAAAAGACCATCGACGCCCTCCTTTTTGAATTGAACCACCCCTTTAAAAATTGGGAAATCATTCTGCGGGAAATGCGCGCCTTTGCCCTGAAACACTTTAGCGCCTATGCGCGCCACCCCAAAGGACCATGGGCCATCGGGGTGATCATCGATGTTTTTTTCGACGCGGTGATGAACTCAGGCCGGGACGCCCTGGAAACCAAGGGGGTCGATTATCTCCTCGGTTATGCCGAAAAGATTGCCAGTGAATTGAACGGGGACAATCAGGAAAAACTCCTGACCGTTTTGCGTGCCTGTTTTCAACGACTCTCTTCCCTTCCGGAAAAACAATTTTTCTTCTTGGCCTCCAGCCACATTCCCTTGAAACGGATCGGGCAGATCCTCCTGCGGAAATTACCGGAAGAGGCGAGATTTGCCGAGTTCAACGGCCTGCTCATCCGCAGCCTCCAGGCTACTTATCGGTATTGGCTTCAGGAAGAAGACCCCTGCCTATGGTTCAGTAAGGAGTTCGATATTGCTGCCTGCCCAGGCGGGAAAGAAATGGACATCCTGGAGAAGATTGCCCATCCGCGCCTCAAAGAATTCCTGGCCGCCTTAGATAAGTTTTCCACGGAGGATCGATTGGTTTCCGGGGATGGTTCCATGGGAGCCTTGCGCAGCCTCCTCAATCTACCAGGATACCTGGAGATCGTCCGGGCCTACAAGGAAATTCCCCATCACTGCAACGGCCCCGCAATAGATGTAAAGAGAGAGGTGGAGGATCAACTCACCCGGAACAGGAAGATGCTAATCCTTTTCAAGATCATGGAGATCAAAGGGCTGCAGGATATCCATGAAGAAACGCTGCGCGAGATCAACTATACGCTGGTGGAACTGATCCGGAAAGAACCACCGGAACGGATGGCCAAATTCCTTTTGAAAACCTTTTCCTTGCTCAAGTCGAGCGTGGAAAATTACCCGCAGACAGCTCTCCAGTGCATTCAGACCATCGGCGCAGAAGTTTTTAATCGCGGCTACAGCCCGCTGGTGGAAGTTTTTTTAGAACAGGTCCTCCATTTCGGTTTTCAATACCCGGGGGTGGAAGGAGTCAATGCCAATTGGCAGCTGATCTGCAACCCCTGCCACCTGATCAATGTGCGGGTCTGGCTGGACCTTATCGCTCGCAACCCCAAATGGTGCAGCACCCTCCTTTCGGCCTTGATCATCAACCTGAAGTTGGGGAGCACCTGCATCCGGGACACCGACCTCTTCCAGAAAGAAGTGACCAAACTGCTCAACGCCGACATTGAGCCGGTCTACAACTTGATCAAGCAACTGACCAAACTTTTGCCGGTCTATTTCAACGAGATCGGGGCCGAGGGACGACTGCGCGATGTAACCACCGAAATCGATGAAATCACCCACCGCCGGGATACCCTGATCCATTTTCTCCGCAAGCAAAGTCATGTGGAAAGCAGCAACCTGATCGAGGGTTTTATTAAAGAAATATTCCGGTTCTGGCGGCTGAAAAACAAAAGTGGTCTGAGGAATTTTCTTCCTCCGGAAATCTTCGAGAAGCTGGAGGCGGCAGGACCTTGCGTTGATGAAGTCCATCAGATTCTACGTAAAATCTTCGAAGAAAAGGGATTTACCAAAGAGAAAGATCTACTGGGGTTGACCGACGCGGAGATTGAAGCCTTTATGGCGGGAATGACCTCCATCTCCGCCACGGAAAAAAAGCGGGTAGCCCTGCTCATCAAAATATATCGGCTGGTCAACCAGAAATACAACTTAGGGTTCCAGGAAATCAGCTACCATCTTCAGGAAGCTTCCCGCTGGGGTTTCGAAGGTTTGGATTCGCTCCAAAAAACCTTGGATCGAAATAATACTCAGGAATGCCTGGAGCATCTATTGACTTATCTGGAGGGGCTGAAGGAGATCATTATTTCCCCCCAACGCTTTGAGGCCCGGGAAGATATTTACCGTAAGAGGCACATCGCTGTGGATATTCCCTCCATGTACGGCCGGTACCGGGAGAAGAAGTTCGACGCCCTCAGCTTGACCTTCCGCTTAGAAAATCTGGCATATATCTACTTGGAAAGAATGATCGACTCTCTGGATTTATCCTTCATTACCCGGGCAACCTTCTTTGAGATCATCCAGTGCATCCGTTACGTCTTCCGGGCCATGCAGCTGGATGGCATATCCTCTCATCGGGTGGATACCCAACTGAAGCTTTTGGAAAAATCTCTGGAGATTAAACGATTCGGTTTCACCCAGTACCTGGATATTTTTCGGGGGTTTTCCGAAGGGGTCAAGGACATCCTCTCGGTCTATTATGTCAACGCCCACAAGAGTAATCTTACGGACTTAATTCTCCAGATGGGCAAAAAGAATATCCTTTCCAAGTATCTTATTTCCTCCGGGGGGGAGGTAGGACCGCAAGAATTCGTACACCAGATCGGTGAGAGATTTATACGAGACCTGATCTCCAGTACCTTCGGCCTGCAGGTCCTGGATATTTTCTTGGCCAGGATTCAACTCATTCTCTCCGAGCAGAAAGAAACTTTGAATGAAACCGACCTGGATCTCCTGATGACCTACGATCCCAAAAAGGTCTCCTGTCCCATTTACCATCCTAACCGTCTGACCAATGACCTGATCCATCTCGGAAGCAAGGGGTATAATTTGGCGGTACTGGCATCCGAAGGGATTCCGGTTCCTCCGGGGTTTATCCTCACTACGGAGGTCTTCCGTTGCTTGCGGATCATCGAGCAGTATAAGCATGCCTATGATCATTTTGAACGAGAGATTCGCGCTGGGCTGCAGCAAATTGAACACGCCACCGGGCGGGAATACGGCAACCCCGCCCGTCCTTTGCTCCTGGCGGTGAGGAGTGGGTCGACCATCTCCATGCCCGGGATGATGGCCACTCTTCTGAACGTGGGAATTAATGAAGAAATCGTGGAAGCTTTAACCCGGTCGACGGGAGAGGCCTGGTTCGCCTGGGATAACTACCGCCGGTTTATCCAATCCTGGGGTATGTCCTACGGGGTGGAGCGGGAAATCTTCAATGAGATCATGAGAAAGTTTAAATCCAGGTATGGAGTGGAGAAGAAGAGGGGGTTTTCCGGTGAGGCGATGAAACAGCTGGCCCTGGCCTATCGCCGGGCGGTGGAGGAAAGGCATATCACCCTTTATGAAGACCCCTGGGCTCAGCTCCAGGTAGCCATCAAGCAAGTTCTTACTTCCTGGGATTCCCTCAAGGCAAAACAATACCGGGAAATCATGGGCATCGCGGATTCCTGGGGAACGGCGGTAATCGTTCAAGCTATGGTTTTTGGCAACCTCAGCCTCTCTTCCGGGAGCGGGGTAGTTTTTACGGCCCATCCCTACCATAAAATCAGGCGTGTGGCCCTATGGGGGGACTTTACCCCCGGCAACCAGGGGGAAGACATCGTCGGGGGGCTGGTTTCGACTTATCCGATTTCTAAAGAACAACAGGAATCGGAAGGGACGGAAGGGAACCTGGAAGAAGACTTCCCGGAAGTTTACAAGCGACTTTTCGAGATTGCCAAAAGCTTGGTTTATGAAAAAAAGTGGAATCCGCAGGAAGTCGAATTTACTTATGAAAACCCCAAGGAGACCGGCTTCTATATTCTTCAGACCCGGGACATGGTTTCCACCAAAAGGGAAAAATTTGAGGTGTTCTTCCCTTCGGCTTTCTTGCAAGAAAATTTTATCGGGAAGGGAATCGGGGTTAGCGGTGGAGCTCTCTCCGGGCGGGTCGTATTTACCTTGCAAGACATCCAACGCTTGCGCCAGGAAGAGCCGGGCACGCCGCTGATCTTAGTCCGTTCGGATACCGTCCCGGAAGACATCCATGAAATCTCCCTTACGGATGGCCTGTTGACAGCGAAGGGGGGCCAGACTTCTCACGCGGCCATCGTAGCTTTTGAGCTGGATAAAACGGCGGTCGTGGGTTGCCGCAACTTGGTGGTTTTAGAAAATGAAGGCCGTTTCCTGATCAAAGGCACAGAGGTTAAGCGAGGGGCTTACTTAAGCCTGGATGGAAGAAAAGGCTTGGTCTATTTAGGGCAACATGAAATCAAGGCCGAAGGAGATCCCTACCCCATCTTGATGTAA
- a CDS encoding glyceraldehyde 3-phosphate dehydrogenase NAD-binding domain-containing protein produces the protein MADHLKVKEGEKSQLKLGINGLGRIGKLTVWHHIARGYFSELVVNVGREAGGGLEDIASYIERDSTYGYLGQYLYGHKAGRIIENCNEEHGTFEVTGTPITVLRKDRNPKDLPWKGLGVPLVVDATGKFLDPTAPPDYKNGSLQGHLQAGVQKVIVSAPFKIKEKSQAMPGDAVTVVMGINDDQYHPQQQRLISAASCTTTCLAFMVKPLLDYFGADKILSASMVTVHAATGSQEVLDRLPDAKSKDLRKNRSIMNNIILTSTGAAKALALVIPEMKRIGFIAESVRIPTSTGSLIVLVVNIQDESLERPINREMINRVYQKASETYMSKYLLFSERQNVSTDIIGIPYAAAMIEGTETHTRTAHICVDLSRVPGLPQGVVKEGASCVAEIPVTQAVVYGWYDNELGSYTNLLGDLTVKIAKELR, from the coding sequence ATGGCGGATCATCTTAAAGTGAAGGAAGGGGAGAAGAGCCAGCTGAAATTGGGGATTAATGGGCTGGGCCGAATCGGAAAACTCACGGTCTGGCATCATATTGCCCGCGGTTATTTTTCAGAGCTCGTTGTTAATGTTGGCCGAGAAGCGGGTGGAGGATTGGAAGATATAGCCAGCTACATCGAAAGGGATAGCACATACGGATATCTGGGGCAGTACCTTTATGGCCACAAAGCTGGACGGATCATAGAGAATTGCAACGAGGAACATGGAACATTCGAGGTCACGGGAACGCCGATAACCGTCCTGCGTAAGGATCGTAACCCTAAAGACCTTCCTTGGAAAGGCCTGGGAGTTCCTCTGGTGGTAGATGCCACGGGGAAGTTTTTAGACCCCACGGCGCCACCGGATTATAAAAATGGTTCGCTCCAGGGGCACCTTCAAGCCGGTGTCCAAAAGGTTATCGTTTCCGCCCCGTTCAAAATCAAGGAAAAGTCCCAGGCCATGCCAGGGGACGCCGTAACCGTGGTGATGGGGATCAACGATGACCAATACCACCCCCAACAGCAACGCCTGATCTCAGCCGCCTCCTGCACCACCACCTGCCTGGCTTTTATGGTCAAACCCTTGCTGGATTATTTCGGCGCCGATAAGATCCTCAGCGCCTCGATGGTGACCGTCCATGCCGCTACCGGATCGCAGGAGGTCCTGGACCGCCTTCCCGACGCCAAATCAAAGGACTTGAGAAAAAATCGGTCGATCATGAACAACATCATCCTTACTTCCACGGGGGCGGCCAAGGCCCTGGCGCTGGTAATTCCCGAAATGAAACGCATCGGGTTCATCGCGGAATCCGTTCGTATTCCCACCAGTACGGGCTCTCTGATCGTTTTAGTCGTAAACATTCAGGATGAAAGCTTAGAGCGGCCGATCAACCGGGAAATGATCAACCGGGTTTATCAGAAAGCCTCCGAGACTTACATGAGCAAATACTTGCTTTTCAGTGAGCGCCAGAATGTCTCTACGGACATTATCGGCATACCCTACGCCGCCGCCATGATCGAGGGTACAGAGACTCATACGCGAACCGCTCACATTTGCGTTGACCTATCCAGGGTTCCGGGATTGCCCCAGGGGGTCGTTAAAGAAGGGGCATCCTGCGTGGCTGAAATTCCCGTGACCCAAGCCGTGGTTTATGGTTGGTACGACAACGAGCTGGGAAGTTATACGAATTTATTAGGAGATCTTACAGTAAAGATAGCAAAGGAACTTCGCTGA